The Pseudomonas sp. FP2309 genome has a window encoding:
- a CDS encoding YajQ family cyclic di-GMP-binding protein — MPSFDVVSELDKHEVTNAVENAVKELDRRYDLKGKGSFEFKEKELTVNLTAEADFQLEAMIEILKLSLVKRKIDAQCLEIKDAYASGKLMKQEAVLKEGIDKELAKKIVAHIKDAKLKVQAAIQGEQVRVTGKKRDDLQEAIAALRAKTFDMPLQFNNFRD, encoded by the coding sequence ATGCCTTCGTTCGACGTGGTATCTGAACTGGACAAACACGAAGTCACCAACGCAGTCGAGAACGCCGTCAAGGAACTGGACCGTCGCTATGACCTGAAGGGCAAAGGCAGCTTCGAGTTCAAGGAAAAGGAACTGACCGTCAACCTGACCGCTGAAGCCGATTTCCAGCTGGAAGCGATGATCGAAATCCTCAAGCTGTCGCTGGTCAAGCGCAAGATCGATGCCCAGTGCCTTGAAATCAAGGACGCCTACGCTTCCGGCAAGCTGATGAAGCAGGAAGCCGTGCTCAAGGAAGGCATCGACAAGGAGCTGGCGAAGAAGATCGTCGCCCACATCAAGGATGCCAAACTCAAAGTCCAGGCCGCCATCCAGGGTGAGCAGGTCCGTGTGACCGGCAAGAAGCGCGATGACCTGCAAGAGGCCATCGCGGCCCTGCGCGCCAAGACTTTCGACATGCCGCTGCAGTTCAATAACTTCCGCGACTGA
- a CDS encoding putative 2-dehydropantoate 2-reductase → MSTPWHILGAGSLGTLWATRLARAGVPVRLILRDDTRLAGYRASKGLTLVEHGVAHTYAVAGETSDSPEPIHRLLVACKAYDAQNAVAQLHHRLVPDAELILLQNGLGSQDAVAAQLPLARCIFASSTEGAFRDGDWRVVFAGHGHTWLGDAAHPTPPVWLDDLHAAGIPHQWSADILTRLWRKLALNCAINPLTVLYNCRNRELQAHQCEVATLCAELSELLECCGQPAAAEGLQQDVERVIHATAANYSSMYQDVANARRTEISYLLGYACQAAARHHLKLPHLQQLQVRLIELLVARGLPRD, encoded by the coding sequence ATGTCGACCCCCTGGCATATTCTCGGCGCCGGCAGCCTGGGCACGCTCTGGGCCACGCGCCTGGCTCGCGCCGGCGTACCGGTGCGGTTGATCCTGCGCGATGATACGCGCCTGGCCGGCTACAGGGCCTCCAAAGGCCTGACCCTGGTGGAGCATGGCGTGGCGCACACCTATGCTGTAGCCGGCGAAACTTCCGACAGCCCGGAGCCAATCCATCGCCTGCTGGTGGCATGCAAAGCTTACGACGCGCAAAACGCTGTCGCACAGCTGCACCATCGCCTGGTGCCGGATGCAGAGCTTATCCTGCTGCAAAACGGCCTCGGCAGCCAGGATGCGGTAGCCGCACAGCTGCCCCTGGCGCGCTGCATCTTCGCCTCCAGCACCGAAGGCGCCTTCCGCGACGGTGACTGGCGCGTGGTGTTTGCCGGCCATGGCCATACCTGGCTGGGCGACGCCGCTCACCCGACGCCACCGGTCTGGCTGGACGACCTGCACGCCGCCGGCATCCCCCATCAATGGAGCGCCGACATCCTTACGCGGTTGTGGCGCAAGCTGGCGCTCAATTGCGCGATCAATCCGCTGACGGTGCTTTACAACTGCCGCAATCGCGAACTGCAAGCACATCAATGCGAAGTGGCAACCCTGTGTGCCGAACTCTCCGAACTGTTGGAGTGCTGCGGCCAACCGGCCGCCGCAGAGGGTCTGCAACAGGACGTGGAACGGGTGATCCACGCCACCGCCGCCAATTACTCGTCCATGTACCAAGACGTCGCCAACGCCCGCCGCACCGAAATCAGCTACCTGTTGGGCTATGCTTGCCAAGCTGCAGCCCGCCACCACTTGAAGCTGCCGCATTTACAGCAGTTGCAGGTGCGCTTGATCGAGCTATTGGTTGCACGCGGATTGCCCCGCGACTGA
- a CDS encoding ATP-binding protein — protein MPLRQRLENLPVGQKLLAALLVLLTTVLLVANLTFISAAYWISQESMAPQALQAIGRLVSNPALAAEALESPAKANALLNELTSYSPLRAAALYDSEGNLLAQMQHGDRLQLPDNYRHIEAWRVSEFRSNQVITLPRPGQPSGHLLLVASSELPMAFYTGTLTASLGILIFSVLLWLIIARQIKRLITRPIHELEELSRQVTREENYALRAGRGNRDEIGSLAEAFNTMLSRIEAREQQLKRARDDSQAAYDQAQGLAEETRHTNRKLELEVQVRSKIEKKLTGFQNYLNSIIDSMPSALIALDEQLYVTQWNQEASALSGTRLDEALNQPIYLAFQPLKPYLPQIKATIEQHTVERIERVTWVKDDEPKHYALTFYPLTGGAGRGVVIRIDDITQRLSLEEMMVQSEKMLSVGGLAAGMAHEINNPLGAILHNVQNIRRRLSADLPKNLEYAEQAGIELATVNRYLEGREVPQLLDGIQQAGARAAKIVTHMLSFSRRSNRQMAPCDLPALIDQAVEIAGNDFDLAIGFDFKGQAIIRQFDPQLGPVPGTANELEQVLLNLLKNAAQAIHQREDDHEPGRIILRTRLNPPWAEIQVEDNGIGMSENVRKRTFEPFFTTKEIGQGTGLGLSVSYFIITNNHKGQMEVHSTPGQGTCFTLRIPLAGSQLPPSELTQLEH, from the coding sequence ATGCCGCTGCGCCAGCGTCTTGAAAACTTACCGGTAGGGCAGAAACTGCTGGCCGCCCTGTTGGTGCTGCTGACCACCGTATTGCTGGTGGCCAATCTCACGTTTATCAGCGCCGCCTACTGGATCTCCCAGGAAAGCATGGCGCCCCAGGCGTTGCAGGCCATCGGCCGGCTGGTGTCCAACCCGGCCCTCGCCGCCGAAGCCCTCGAATCCCCGGCCAAAGCCAACGCATTGCTCAACGAGCTGACCAGCTATTCGCCGCTGCGCGCTGCCGCGCTCTATGACAGCGAAGGCAATCTCCTGGCCCAGATGCAACACGGTGACCGTCTGCAATTACCCGACAACTACCGGCATATCGAAGCGTGGCGCGTCTCCGAGTTTCGCAGCAACCAAGTGATTACCCTGCCCCGCCCGGGCCAGCCGTCCGGACATTTACTGCTGGTGGCCAGCAGTGAACTGCCGATGGCCTTCTATACCGGCACGCTGACGGCAAGCCTGGGCATCCTGATTTTCAGCGTGCTGCTGTGGCTGATCATCGCCCGGCAGATCAAACGACTGATCACGCGCCCCATCCATGAGTTGGAGGAGCTGTCGCGCCAGGTGACCCGCGAAGAGAACTACGCCCTGCGCGCAGGGCGTGGCAACCGCGATGAAATCGGCAGCCTGGCCGAAGCGTTCAACACCATGCTGTCGCGCATCGAAGCCCGTGAGCAACAGCTCAAACGCGCACGGGACGACTCCCAGGCCGCATACGACCAAGCCCAAGGCCTGGCCGAAGAGACGCGCCACACCAACCGCAAGCTGGAGCTGGAAGTCCAGGTTCGCAGCAAGATCGAGAAAAAACTCACCGGTTTCCAGAACTACCTCAACAGCATCATCGACTCAATGCCCTCAGCGCTGATCGCCCTGGATGAACAGCTGTACGTGACCCAATGGAACCAGGAAGCCAGCGCGCTTTCCGGTACGCGCCTGGATGAAGCCCTGAACCAGCCGATCTACCTCGCCTTCCAACCGCTCAAGCCCTACCTGCCGCAGATCAAGGCCACGATCGAGCAACACACGGTCGAGCGCATCGAACGCGTCACGTGGGTCAAGGATGACGAGCCCAAGCATTACGCCCTGACCTTCTATCCGCTGACGGGTGGTGCCGGGCGTGGCGTGGTCATCCGCATCGATGACATCACCCAGCGTCTGTCCCTGGAAGAAATGATGGTGCAGTCGGAAAAAATGCTCTCCGTCGGCGGGCTGGCCGCGGGCATGGCCCACGAAATCAACAACCCGCTGGGGGCGATCCTGCATAACGTGCAGAACATCCGTCGACGCTTGTCCGCGGACTTGCCCAAGAACCTGGAGTACGCCGAGCAGGCGGGCATTGAGCTGGCAACGGTCAACCGCTACCTGGAGGGCCGCGAGGTTCCGCAATTGCTCGACGGCATTCAGCAGGCCGGCGCGCGGGCCGCCAAAATCGTCACCCACATGCTCAGTTTCAGCCGCCGCAGCAACCGCCAGATGGCGCCGTGCGACTTGCCGGCGCTGATCGACCAGGCTGTGGAAATCGCCGGCAATGACTTCGACCTGGCGATCGGTTTCGACTTCAAGGGCCAGGCGATCATCCGCCAGTTCGACCCGCAACTGGGCCCCGTGCCCGGCACTGCGAACGAGCTCGAACAAGTGTTGCTCAACCTGCTGAAAAACGCCGCCCAGGCCATTCATCAGCGCGAAGACGATCACGAACCGGGACGCATCATCCTGCGCACTCGCCTCAACCCGCCGTGGGCAGAGATCCAGGTGGAAGACAACGGCATTGGCATGAGCGAGAACGTGCGCAAGCGCACCTTCGAACCGTTCTTCACCACCAAGGAAATCGGTCAGGGCACCGGCCTTGGGTTGTCAGTGTCGTATTTCATCATCACCAACAACCACAAGGGCCAGATGGAGGTGCACTCCACCCCCGGCCAAGGCACCTGCTTTACCCTGCGCATCCCCCTGGCCGGCAGCCAATTGCCGCCCTCCGAACTGACCCAACTGGAGCACTGA
- a CDS encoding cob(I)yrinic acid a,c-diamide adenosyltransferase codes for MGFRLSKIYTRTGDGGETGLGDGRRVPKDHPRVEAIGEVDTLNSQLGLLLAGLEEQSGKHPGLKDVIEVLTPCQHRLFDLGGELAMPVYKALNAAEVDRLEAAIDRWNEEVGSLENFILPGGSALIAQAHVCRSLARGAERRCQHLNALEPLEGVGLAYINRLSDLLFVAARVIARRQGVAEVLWQAAAKPH; via the coding sequence ATGGGCTTTCGCCTGTCGAAAATCTACACCCGCACCGGCGACGGGGGCGAAACCGGCCTCGGCGACGGCCGCCGCGTGCCCAAAGACCACCCACGCGTGGAGGCCATCGGCGAAGTCGATACGCTGAACAGCCAACTGGGACTGCTGCTGGCCGGCCTTGAAGAACAAAGCGGAAAACACCCTGGGCTCAAAGACGTGATTGAAGTGCTGACACCTTGCCAGCACCGCCTGTTTGACCTCGGCGGTGAGTTGGCAATGCCGGTGTACAAGGCGCTGAACGCCGCGGAAGTGGATCGGCTGGAAGCCGCGATTGATCGATGGAACGAAGAAGTGGGCTCACTGGAAAACTTCATCCTGCCCGGCGGTTCAGCGCTGATTGCCCAGGCCCATGTGTGCCGCAGTCTGGCACGTGGTGCCGAGAGACGGTGTCAGCACCTCAACGCGCTGGAGCCGCTGGAAGGGGTCGGCCTGGCGTATATCAATCGGCTGTCGGACTTGCTGTTTGTGGCCGCGCGCGTGATTGCTCGGCGCCAGGGGGTGGCGGAGGTGCTTTGGCAAGCGGCGGCGAAGCCACACTGA
- a CDS encoding Nudix family hydrolase → MKRVHVAAAVIRGVDGRILLARRADTQHQGGLWEFPGGKVEADESVAAALSRELQEELGIQVTTARPLIKVQHDYPDKQVLLDVWVVSAFTGEPHGAEGQPLEWVAPRDLINYEFPAANTPIVAAARLPAEYLITPGELETPTLLRGIQKAVAGGIKLIQLRAPNGYDPKYRDLAVDAVGLCAGKAQLMLKGPFEWLGDFPAAGWHMTSAQLRKYASKGRPLPKDRWLAASCHNAEELALAELMDVDFVTLSPVQPTQTHPDAQPLGWEQAEQLIRGFSKPVFLLGGVGPAERDKAWEAGAQGVAGIRAFWPQG, encoded by the coding sequence GTGAAACGAGTGCATGTAGCTGCAGCAGTGATCCGCGGTGTCGATGGCAGGATTCTGCTGGCACGCCGCGCCGATACCCAGCACCAGGGCGGCCTCTGGGAGTTTCCCGGCGGCAAGGTGGAGGCCGATGAATCGGTCGCCGCGGCCTTGTCCCGCGAATTGCAGGAAGAACTGGGTATTCAGGTCACTACGGCGCGGCCGCTGATCAAGGTGCAACACGACTACCCGGACAAACAGGTGTTACTGGATGTCTGGGTAGTCTCGGCCTTTACCGGCGAGCCGCACGGGGCTGAGGGACAACCCTTGGAGTGGGTGGCGCCTCGGGATCTGATCAACTACGAATTCCCGGCCGCCAACACGCCGATCGTTGCCGCTGCACGTTTGCCTGCCGAGTATCTGATCACCCCTGGCGAGCTGGAGACGCCGACGCTGTTGCGCGGGATTCAAAAGGCCGTCGCCGGTGGCATCAAGCTGATCCAACTGCGCGCCCCCAACGGCTACGACCCTAAATACCGCGATTTGGCGGTGGATGCGGTGGGCCTGTGCGCCGGCAAGGCGCAGTTGATGCTCAAGGGGCCGTTTGAGTGGCTGGGGGACTTTCCTGCAGCGGGCTGGCACATGACGTCGGCCCAATTGCGCAAATACGCGAGCAAAGGTCGGCCATTGCCGAAGGACCGCTGGCTGGCGGCCTCATGCCACAACGCCGAAGAACTGGCGTTGGCAGAGCTGATGGACGTGGATTTTGTCACCCTGTCGCCGGTGCAGCCGACCCAGACCCACCCGGATGCCCAGCCGTTGGGTTGGGAACAGGCGGAGCAGTTGATCCGTGGGTTCAGCAAGCCGGTGTTTCTGTTGGGCGGCGTGGGTCCTGCCGAACGAGACAAAGCCTGGGAGGCAGGAGCCCAGGGCGTGGCGGGTATCAGGGCGTTTTGGCCGCAAGGCTGA
- the argJ gene encoding bifunctional glutamate N-acetyltransferase/amino-acid acetyltransferase ArgJ — protein MAVGLGPLPTLHPVAGFELGIASAGIKRPGRKDVVVMRCAEGSTVAGVFTLNAFCAAPVILAKQRVAGNIRYLLTNTGNANAGTGEPGLVAAARTCAKLAQLAGVDASQVLPYSTGVIGEPLPVEKIEGALQAALDDLSVDNWAAAATGIMTTDTLPKGASRQFVHDGVTVTVTGISKGAGMIRPNMATMLGYIATDAKVSRDVLHSLILDGANKSFNRITIDGDTSTNDCCMLIATGQANLPEITEASGALFAALKQAVFEVCMDVAQAIVRDGEGATKFVTVEVNGGGNHQECLDVGYTVAHSPLIKTALFASDPNWGRILAAVGRAGVPDLDVSKIDVFLGDVCIASRGARAESYTEAQGSAVMQQEEITIRIELGRGECSETIWTTDLSHEYVKINAEYRT, from the coding sequence ATGGCTGTTGGTCTTGGTCCTTTGCCCACTTTGCACCCGGTCGCCGGTTTTGAACTCGGTATCGCTTCGGCCGGCATCAAGCGCCCAGGGCGCAAGGATGTGGTGGTGATGCGCTGTGCCGAAGGCTCGACCGTCGCGGGCGTCTTTACCCTCAACGCCTTTTGCGCCGCCCCGGTGATCCTGGCCAAGCAGCGCGTTGCGGGCAATATCCGTTACCTGCTGACCAACACCGGCAATGCCAACGCCGGTACCGGTGAGCCAGGCCTGGTCGCCGCTGCGCGTACCTGCGCCAAGCTGGCCCAGCTGGCCGGCGTGGACGCCAGCCAGGTCCTGCCGTACTCCACCGGTGTCATCGGTGAGCCGCTGCCGGTCGAGAAAATCGAAGGCGCCCTGCAAGCCGCGCTCGACGACCTGTCTGTGGATAACTGGGCCGCCGCCGCCACCGGCATCATGACCACCGACACCCTGCCCAAAGGTGCGAGCCGTCAGTTCGTGCACGACGGCGTGACGGTCACCGTCACCGGCATCAGCAAGGGTGCGGGCATGATTCGCCCGAACATGGCCACCATGCTGGGCTACATCGCCACCGACGCCAAAGTCTCCCGCGATGTGCTGCATAGCCTGATCCTGGACGGCGCCAACAAGTCGTTCAACCGCATCACGATCGATGGCGATACCTCGACCAACGACTGCTGCATGCTGATCGCCACCGGCCAGGCCAACCTGCCGGAAATCACCGAGGCCAGCGGCGCGCTGTTTGCGGCCCTCAAGCAGGCGGTGTTCGAAGTGTGCATGGACGTGGCCCAGGCCATCGTGCGCGACGGCGAAGGCGCGACCAAGTTCGTGACCGTTGAAGTCAACGGCGGTGGCAACCACCAGGAATGCCTGGATGTCGGCTACACCGTGGCGCACTCACCACTGATCAAGACGGCGCTGTTCGCCTCCGATCCGAACTGGGGCCGCATCCTCGCTGCCGTGGGCCGTGCCGGTGTGCCGGACCTGGACGTGAGCAAGATCGACGTGTTCCTGGGTGACGTGTGCATCGCCAGCCGTGGCGCCCGCGCCGAGAGCTACACCGAAGCCCAGGGTTCGGCCGTGATGCAACAGGAAGAAATCACCATCCGCATCGAACTGGGCCGTGGCGAGTGCAGCGAAACCATCTGGACCACCGACCTGTCCCACGAGTACGTGAAGATCAACGCGGAATACCGGACCTGA
- the secA gene encoding preprotein translocase subunit SecA — protein sequence MFAPLLKKLFGSKNEREVKRMLKTVQLVNAFEEQMVALSDEQLRAKTQEFKARIAKGETLDKLLPEAFAVAREAGKRVMGMRHFDVQLIGGMTLHEGMIAEMRTGEGKTLVATLGVYLNALSGKGVHVVTVNDYLARRDANWMRPLYEYLGLTVGVVTPFQPPEEKRAAYACDITYGTNNEFGFDYLRDNMAFSMDEKFQRELNFAVIDEVDSILIDEARTPLIISGQAEDSSRLYTEINKLIPRLEQHIEEVEGVVTKEGHFSIDEKTRQVELNEAGHQFVEDMLTQIGLLAEGESLYSAHNLGLLTHVYAGLRAHKLFHRNVEYIVQDGQVVLVDEHTGRTMPGRRLSEGLHQAIEAKEMLNIQAESQTLASTTFQNYFRLYNKLSGMTGTADTEAFEFHQIYNLAVMVIPPNKPLARKDYNDLVFLTAEEKYAAIINDIKDGLAQGRPILVGTATIETSEHVSNLLNKEGIEHKVLNAKFHEKEAEIIAQAGRPGALTIATNMAGRGTDILLGGNWEVEVASLDNPTPEQIAQIKADWQKRHQAVLESGGLQVIASERHESRRIDNQLRGRAGRQGDAGSSRFYLSLEDSLMRIFASDRVKNFMKALGMQSGEAIEHRMVTNAIEKAQRKVEGRNFDIRKQLLEFDDVNNEQRKVIYHMRNTLLAADNIGETIADFRQDVLNATVSAHIPPQSLPEQWDVAGLEAALKSDFGVDLPVQQWLDEDDHLYEETLREKLMAELLAAYNEKEEQASAEALRTFEKQIVLRVLDDLWKDHLSTMDHLRHGIHLRGYAQKNPKQEYKRESFTLFSELLDSIKRDSIRVLSHVQVRREDPIEEEARLRQEAEALAARMQFQHDEAPGLEAPEALGEEVDVALAQTPVRNDQKLGRNELCYCGSGKKFKHCHGQIE from the coding sequence ATGTTTGCGCCTTTGTTAAAGAAACTTTTTGGAAGCAAGAATGAGCGCGAAGTCAAACGCATGCTCAAGACGGTGCAGCTGGTCAATGCCTTCGAAGAGCAGATGGTTGCCCTGTCGGACGAGCAATTGCGCGCCAAGACCCAAGAGTTCAAGGCCCGCATAGCCAAAGGTGAAACCCTCGACAAACTGCTGCCTGAAGCCTTCGCGGTCGCCCGTGAAGCCGGTAAGCGCGTCATGGGCATGCGCCACTTCGACGTCCAGTTGATCGGCGGCATGACCTTGCACGAAGGCATGATCGCCGAAATGCGCACCGGTGAGGGCAAGACCCTGGTAGCCACCCTGGGCGTTTACCTCAATGCACTGTCCGGCAAGGGCGTGCACGTTGTCACGGTGAACGACTACCTGGCTCGCCGGGACGCCAACTGGATGCGCCCGCTGTATGAATACCTCGGCCTTACCGTCGGTGTGGTAACGCCGTTCCAGCCGCCGGAAGAGAAGCGTGCCGCCTACGCTTGCGACATTACCTACGGCACCAACAACGAATTCGGTTTCGATTACCTGCGCGACAACATGGCGTTCAGCATGGATGAAAAATTCCAGCGCGAACTCAACTTTGCCGTGATCGACGAAGTCGACTCCATCCTCATCGACGAAGCCCGTACCCCGCTGATCATCTCCGGCCAGGCCGAAGACAGCTCGCGCCTGTACACCGAGATCAACAAGTTGATCCCGCGTCTTGAGCAGCACATCGAGGAAGTGGAAGGCGTGGTGACCAAAGAAGGTCACTTCAGCATCGACGAGAAGACCCGTCAGGTCGAACTCAACGAAGCCGGCCACCAGTTCGTCGAAGACATGCTCACCCAGATCGGCCTGCTGGCTGAAGGCGAGAGCCTGTACTCGGCGCACAACCTGGGCCTGTTGACCCACGTGTACGCGGGGCTGCGCGCCCACAAGCTGTTTCATCGCAACGTCGAATACATCGTGCAGGATGGCCAGGTGGTCCTGGTTGACGAACATACCGGTCGTACCATGCCCGGTCGCCGTCTGTCCGAAGGCCTGCACCAGGCTATCGAAGCCAAGGAAATGCTCAACATCCAGGCCGAAAGCCAGACGTTGGCGTCCACCACCTTCCAGAACTACTTCCGTCTGTACAACAAACTGTCCGGCATGACCGGTACGGCCGACACCGAAGCGTTCGAATTCCACCAGATCTACAACCTGGCCGTGATGGTCATTCCGCCGAACAAGCCGTTGGCGCGTAAAGACTACAACGACCTGGTGTTCCTGACCGCCGAAGAGAAATACGCGGCGATCATCAATGACATCAAGGACGGCCTGGCCCAGGGGCGCCCGATCCTGGTGGGTACCGCCACCATCGAAACGTCCGAGCACGTGTCCAACCTGCTCAACAAGGAAGGCATCGAGCATAAAGTGCTCAACGCCAAGTTCCACGAAAAAGAAGCCGAGATCATCGCCCAGGCCGGTCGCCCAGGCGCATTGACCATCGCCACCAACATGGCCGGTCGTGGTACCGACATCCTGCTGGGCGGCAACTGGGAAGTGGAAGTGGCCTCCCTGGACAACCCGACCCCTGAGCAAATCGCCCAGATCAAGGCCGATTGGCAGAAGCGTCACCAGGCCGTGCTGGAGTCCGGCGGCCTGCAGGTGATCGCCTCCGAGCGTCACGAATCGCGTCGTATCGACAACCAGTTGCGTGGTCGTGCCGGTCGTCAGGGGGACGCCGGTTCCAGCCGCTTCTACCTGTCCCTCGAAGACAGCCTGATGCGCATTTTCGCCTCGGACCGGGTGAAAAACTTCATGAAGGCCCTGGGCATGCAGTCCGGTGAAGCGATCGAGCACCGCATGGTGACCAACGCCATCGAGAAGGCTCAGCGCAAGGTTGAAGGCCGCAACTTCGACATTCGTAAGCAACTGCTCGAGTTCGATGACGTCAACAACGAACAGCGTAAAGTGATCTATCACATGCGTAACACGTTGCTGGCCGCCGACAACATTGGCGAGACCATCGCCGATTTCCGCCAGGACGTACTCAACGCCACAGTCAGCGCACACATTCCGCCGCAGTCGCTGCCGGAACAGTGGGATGTTGCCGGTCTGGAAGCCGCATTGAAGAGCGATTTCGGTGTCGATTTGCCGGTCCAGCAGTGGCTCGACGAAGACGACCACCTGTACGAAGAAACCTTGCGCGAAAAACTGATGGCCGAGCTGTTGGCCGCGTACAACGAGAAAGAAGAGCAAGCGAGTGCCGAAGCACTGCGCACCTTCGAGAAACAAATCGTTCTGCGCGTGCTTGACGACCTGTGGAAAGACCACCTGTCGACCATGGACCACCTGCGTCACGGCATCCACCTGCGTGGCTACGCCCAGAAGAACCCGAAGCAGGAGTACAAGCGCGAGTCGTTCACGCTGTTCTCCGAACTGCTGGATTCGATCAAGCGTGATTCGATTCGTGTGCTGTCCCACGTTCAGGTGCGTCGCGAAGACCCGATCGAGGAAGAAGCTCGTCTGCGTCAGGAAGCCGAGGCACTGGCTGCGCGCATGCAGTTCCAGCACGACGAAGCGCCGGGTTTGGAAGCGCCTGAAGCCTTGGGCGAAGAGGTCGATGTGGCCCTGGCTCAGACCCCGGTTCGCAATGATCAGAAGCTGGGCCGCAACGAACTGTGCTACTGCGGTTCGGGCAAGAAATTCAAGCACTGCCACGGCCAGATCGAATAA
- a CDS encoding DUF721 domain-containing protein, which yields MAFRPLTARAPSVLLREAKPLKAIFSHAQRLGHLQRLLESQLQPAAREHCHVASWREGNLLLIVTDGHWATRLRYQQKRLQRQLMAFEEFASLTRIQFKVQPPTVQQGAVGHTMDLSETAAETIQATADGISDPGLRAALERLAAHAKPKP from the coding sequence ATGGCATTTCGCCCTCTTACAGCCCGCGCGCCAAGCGTGTTGCTTCGCGAAGCCAAGCCGTTGAAAGCCATCTTTAGCCATGCGCAACGCTTGGGCCATTTGCAACGTCTGCTCGAAAGCCAGCTGCAACCGGCCGCACGTGAACATTGCCATGTGGCGTCCTGGCGTGAAGGCAACCTGCTGCTGATTGTCACAGATGGCCACTGGGCCACACGTCTGCGCTATCAGCAAAAGCGCCTGCAACGCCAGTTGATGGCGTTCGAAGAGTTCGCGAGCCTGACGCGCATCCAGTTCAAGGTGCAGCCACCCACCGTCCAGCAAGGCGCGGTGGGGCATACCATGGACCTGTCGGAGACTGCGGCCGAGACCATCCAGGCCACGGCAGACGGCATCAGCGATCCGGGCCTGCGCGCCGCGCTTGAGCGGCTGGCCGCCCACGCCAAGCCCAAGCCCTGA